Proteins found in one Tamandua tetradactyla isolate mTamTet1 chromosome 3, mTamTet1.pri, whole genome shotgun sequence genomic segment:
- the AKAP19 gene encoding small membrane A-kinase anchor protein: MGCMKSKQTFPFPTTFDAEKRHASEESFMPEERFLPRMPSPVNIREEVKESSVPSIIVFEYAHRLSQEILNDALQQWACNNIKYCDIPYIESEGP; the protein is encoded by the coding sequence ATGGGCTGCATGAAATCAAAGCAAACTTTCCCATTTCCTACCACATTTGACGCAGAAAAGCGACATGCAAGTGAAGAAAGCTTTATGCCAGAAGAGAGATTTCTGCCTAGGATGCCTTCTCCAGTTAATATCAGAGAAGAAGTGAAGGAGTCATCAGTGCCCAGTATTATAGTTTTTGAATATGCACACCGCCTGTCCCAGGAAATCTTGAATGATGCTCTGCAGCAGTGGGCATGCAATAACATCAAATACTGTGATATCCCATACATTGAGAGTGAGGGGCCTTGA